The sequence TGTGTACGCCATGTACATATCGAATCATTGTACCTAAACTGATAAATATATATTGCAggggaaaaaaacacaaacaacattGCAGACCATTGGCCAAGCAAGGAAGCTATTGAATAATGTGACCCATTTCCGTGCCATGGGTCACGGATATTACATCAGTGCCAATAGTTTCATGATGCGGGTTGTCATAATGTGTTTTCACTGACACAAAGAAATtcttaacgttacattcaaCCTCTCCCATGCCCTGGATAACAATGTTACGGGCCCTGATTCTTTAACAAGACTGATGCCATATTTAGGGACATATATTGTAGACAACGTCATAGATTTGCATcaagtatacttttttttagatacatgtattgtcagATAAACGTCCTAATTCGGAAATCTTACCCTGACCTGATCACTCACTGTGATTCGTATTTCAGCTTGCTGTCTCTTTGTTCTATTCCTTTTACGGACAAATAACTTATTTAGCCATAATATGGGGAGTTTCTTTTTGGAGGATGTTATAAAAGTGTGTTCTTCACTTCACGCAGGTGTGGTTTGACATCACCATCGGAGGTGAGCCGGCGGGCCGAGTCGAGATCGGACTCTTCGGCAAGATCGTCCCGAAAACAGTCCGGAATTTCGCGACGCTGGCGAAGAGAGAGGTAGGTGTGGGTACAGAGAGGATTAAAAAAGTAGGACACATAATATCCGGGCTTGGAGAACAATGGCTTTTGCTTTTGTGACCGAACACTTGTCAACATTTGTCTGCCAAGTGCTGAATGTTTTCGCAAATCGAAGAATCATCTTGTTGAAAGACGGGTTAGGTGACACAGGCTTACTATTGTTGACTAGATCAGATAAGATCGGACGGAAATTCACGTATACTATAATTTGTGTCTCGGCAACATATAGTCGACTATGTGACATACAGATAGTAACAATCCattatttatatacatatatatgcatgGTATATGTTTTTTTGGCCACATGCTCTCTTGTACACTTTGCGAGGGACAAAGATATTGAAACTTGATGTCCATGATTTTCCACAGAAACCAGAAGGCTACAAGGGATGTATTTTCCACCGAGTCATGAAGGGTTTCATGATCCAGGGAGGAGACTTCACACACGGGGACGGCACAGGCGGTGAGGGAACCATCTTACTTAATGTCATGAAACAATGAATGGAAATCTGTTATTCACATATGCAAGCTTCTATGCAAGAGATTTGGAACACATAACAACAGAATGGTTACTCGCTATTTTGGCTAATTTAGATATCCTTAAATAACGAAAATGTACTCGTGTAATGTCTGGATTCTAATGTTCAACAACTTGAAAGTTGCGTTAAAGCGATTTTTTTCGACTATCCACCAAAGAGACACTGGCCGGCAACGGTACCCCATATATAATCTAGGCTCGTGCAAGGAATGAACAGAGTAAACTTCAGGTTTCTTTGCCAACTAATTTACTAGCATTAAAAAGTATAAGTTTCATATACTCGTGCTTTGTGTACACCGTTCCACAACCTCACAGTTTCTGCTTCTCGACCACAGGATACAGCATCTATGGCGGCCATTTCGAGGACGAGAACTTCGAGCTGCAGCATTACGGAGCGGGCTGGCTGAGCATGGCGAACGCTGGTCAGGACACAAACGGCTCCCAGTTCTTTATCACCACCGTCAAAACCTCCTGGCTGGACGGCAAACACGTCGTCTTCGGAAAGGTCCTTAAAGGCATGGTGAGGACGTCTTCTTTAACTTTTATTTTGAGACAAATTAATTGTGGGATGTAGAGAAAAAGTCAGGACACCAGAACATGAACACGTAACACACTGGGTATGCCCGCCATGTTCAGGAAAACATTAACTAAATTAGTACTAGTGTGGAGAGGAAAATGTCCAGCGCCTGTTCCTCTTTTTCAGGATGTCATCAGGAAAATAGAAGACCAGGAAACATCCGACAAGAACAGACCATTGAAGGAGGTCAAAATCTCTGACGTAGGACATGAAGATGTGTGGAGTCCATTCGTTGTGCTGCAGGAAGGAGCCATGGAATCTACCATGTAGAGTAACACATAAGGATCACCAAGTATCTTTGAAACTTGTTCTCAGTGTCCTAAGGCTCCTGTAAGACGCATAGTGAGCCTTACCGTCCACATGGGAATGTAGAAGACGTATGAAATGTTGTACCAGCAATTATGCTGTCACTAGCACTGTCCGATGGTTTGATATTCATACTAGTACTGAAAGTGTTGTTTCCCTAATCATGAGGTTATCCAATCTTTGTTtcgttgtgttgtgttgtgtgaagTGTGTAAATAAGCTAGCTGTTATTGTTGGAAGTTTAATCTTTGaggttttgtattttgtacgaTCAAAATGGGAGTCCTTATCCAATGTAGTCGTACATGGAACTGTAAGTTGTTGATTCTATGGCTCATAGTAATTCAAATAGATGGGAATTATGATTTTACATTGCATGAAGACATTAACAGTAGGCGCTGCCTTTAAGACATGAACAATAGATGCTACTGTCGTTACAAGGACTCAAAACATACAAGAGCCCTTGTAGCCAAAGAGTAACGGAAGGCCACAAGTCGTTATGTGATATTTTTCtaggtttgattttttttttcattttatcatCTCTTCCTGTACACATTTTTGGCTTCTCGAGAAATAAGCTGATTTTCTGAATATTGCCACTCAAAGGTTGTTGTTTGTTGCTCTGTGTTGTCTCCTCACAAAACGTCGTGCGAAATGGTAGATGAAGTCTCTAATAATCGTCTGAATAATCGTCTGAATAATCGTCGCAATGAAAGGTGGCTGCTGGGGAAAGTGAAAAAAGCGAGAAATCGCCCATGTACAAATACCTCAATGCATGAACTTAAGTTGTCAAATTGTGTCTCATTTGATATATCATATTGATGTTATCTTCCTTACACCATAGTGTGCCATTTTACCACTGTCCTATTGCCTTATTAATCACAGGACATACACATTGAATTTGTACGAAAATACGTTGATTTATTTGCCGCGTTTAGTGAAAGTTGGTTGTGACAGAATAAAAAAGAGCAGTACCTTTTATGGTTAACAGACGTGCTTATCGTACTACAGTCAGAAATAACAAATGCTCAACACGTGTACTGATGGCAGTACTACTGTGATACAGTTTCAATGTGTGCTCTACGTGACTCTGTTTCAGTAATGTGATCTCTCCTAGTGATAAAATACCTCAACAAGGCAAGCAAAGCGTCcattacttttgttgcaatAGAGATTGATGCAACACTTTAGATAcatgatgttttgttttcttacgTTAAGATTCGTTACGAATCACTTGTGTTACTCATTGAAATCCCTTGGATATGAAACAGAAGAATAGCCTACGAAAATTGGTCAATTCAAGAGCCAGATATGtacagacaaaaatttacaaCAATTGCTTATTTTTCATGACAGATTCGGGATGAAAACGAGCAATAAATAAACATTGGATTCGAAAATGTTTAAAGGCATCCTTGTATGATATGTTTGGCCCTCTTCAATCATGGTTATGGCTTGGTAATGACCTCCTTCGCCTACCGTTTCTCCATCAACGATTTTCTACGAACAATGTCCGATTCCAACTGTCCAGCTGTGATCAGCAGTatttacattatacattttAATTGGGTTTCATGATATGGTTACATTTGCCAAAATATAATACCATAGCAGCCAGTATCGCCACTGCAAGGCTAGCCTAAACACTTACGTAGTTAGAGAGGAGACATTGCTAAGACATATTCAACAATAAGAACGATTACAGTTGGCATTATGACATTGCGTTAGGCTTTTTCATTGGCTAGTTCTCTTTTGCCGGTGTGTTCTGTGGCTGACGACTGGGTCCCCACAGCTCTTGCAGCACTTGGCCCAGAATTGTGGCATGTGACACCTGCGGAACCGGACCACGATGTTGCACAGGTGCGGTCTGTTCAGGTCACCTGTACATCTACTTTGGGCTGcagaaacaaagaaatacatTGCTATAGCACAGTCTTGAGCAGTtgtaattaatttttttatgtacatataaacaTTCACAATTAAGTTTAAGTTATATGAGAAAGAAATCGCATCCTTATCATAAAACCGTCAAAGATCTACCTGAATTTTCAGAGGGACAGTCCTCCAGATTGCACTGTTGCACGTTGGCAGGTGTCCGTCGTTTGTCGCAGCCCTGGCTGCGCCTCCTAGTGACCAAATCCTGACATTGCACCTGTCTCCTCTGCTGTCCGCCTCCACAGGACGCTGAGCACTGATAGACAAAGGAATAATATATAATGTGTTTTTTCAGTCTTAAGCAGGATATCGGTGTAAAAAGGCATACAACCGCTGCCATTCAAGAAAGACACCGATGCGTATACTTTGTgctaaaataagcattttttcgGATGGTACATTATTGAAAATGTTCGGTGAATGTGCCTACCTCACTCCATCCACCAGTGACCCACAGTGCACACGGCCGGACGAAGCATGGCCTCTGCTGAATGGGCTTCTTGCTGTGTTCACACTGATGTGGCCGCGAACACGTCACGTCTCTCTCCTGCACATCATGCCCACAAGTCTGGGAACACTACAAGGCGAGGGGAGCGGAACGTTTATCAGACCCGAGAAGACGTACCAAAGAAAGTCTGACATACGTTAACGTAAATGCTAGGAGAGCACAATCTATCATACAAAATCTATATTACAATGTTGTTCAGCTGCACTTACTTCTGACCAGTTTCCGGTCACCCAGCTATGCATTTCGTGACGATGTCGCACCGTGCCGTTACTGACCGTGACGCTCAAAGTTGCAGCGGTGGCTTGAGTAGCCATTTGAGGATGAGTAGAAATCCGTTCTGTCAACACAGTGGTCGGTGATGTGGTAGGTGTCTCTGTTTTTAAACGGAGTTCTGTTCGCACCATGGCAACTTTGGAAGGATCATTAGTCCTGTCCACAATGACTGGAGTACTTGACATCGCTCTTAGACTTGACCAAGACGTTATTACTTGCTTTTCCCCTGACAGAGTACCAAGCGTAAGTGTAGCCGTGGTTATCGGAGTTGTCGCCTCTGTCTGTGATTTCATAGTATGTGCGACAGAACTGCTTTCTGGCTTTGAAGGCGGCAAACGCTTAAGGAACGGTTTATCTTCCACGTGAGCATCATCACCCATCATGAAAGCCCTGAATCTCGTAATGATGTTCTCATGGCCGTAATTTCTCTTCTTTTCGCTTTCATGTAGACTGTTATCTTCTCTTGACTTTCCAACTTTCCCTGTAGGTAGAAACTGCGTTGTTCCTCGCAGTGGCGTGTTCTCTGGCTCTGTTGTGATGTAGTCTGTTGTACTAATGTCTGCTGTGGTGCTCTTCGTGGTGGGGTCCGGGGGACAG comes from Branchiostoma floridae strain S238N-H82 chromosome 2, Bfl_VNyyK, whole genome shotgun sequence and encodes:
- the LOC118432523 gene encoding peptidyl-prolyl cis-trans isomerase 6-like, which gives rise to MLFGQRFVRRYLWAVVIVAILAACVIFLLLPNDRDPQGPKVTEKVWFDITIGGEPAGRVEIGLFGKIVPKTVRNFATLAKREKPEGYKGCIFHRVMKGFMIQGGDFTHGDGTGGYSIYGGHFEDENFELQHYGAGWLSMANAGQDTNGSQFFITTVKTSWLDGKHVVFGKVLKGMDVIRKIEDQETSDKNRPLKEVKISDVGHEDVWSPFVVLQEGAMESTM